The window CGACTATACGCTATCTGGCGTACCTCGTATGCATGAGCGCCCCATCGGCGACTTAGTAGACGCACTAAAACAAGCTGGAGCTGATATTCAATACTTAGCCAACAGCGGCTTTCCACCGTTAAAAATAGCCGCTCCTAATATTGATTTATCCAAATCCATCAAAATTCGAGGTGATGTTTCCAGCCAGTTTCTAACAGCCCTGCTGATGGCGCTTCCGCTCACCAAGCAAAAAGCTACCATTGAGGTTGTGGGCGAATTGATTTCTAAACCTTACATTGAAATTACGCTTAATTTAATGGCGAAGTTTGGTGTGAATGTGCAGCGTGACGGTTGGCAAAGGTTTACTATTCCTGCGGATAGTCTCTATATCTCACCTAAACAGATCTTCGTTGAAGGAGACGCATCAAGTGCTTCATATTTCTTAGCAGCTGGTGCAATTGGTGGAAATGTACGCGTAGAAGGTCTAGGCGAAAATAGCATACAAGGTGATGTGAAATTTACTGATGCACTTGCCATAATGGGCGGAGAAATATCTTATGGCGAAAACCATATCACCGCGAATAAGGCAGCGAAAATTAAAACCATTGACTTAGATTGCAACCACATTCCCGATGCAGCAATGACTTTAGCGATTGTCGCCCTATTTGCCCAAGGCACAACAACCTTACGCAATATCGCCAGTTGGCGCGTAAAAGAAACTGACCGCATCGCCGCGATGGCAACTGAGTTACGCAAAGTGGGTGCGATTGTAGAAGAAGGTGCGGACTACATTAAAATCACACCGCCCGCTCAACTTACCCCTAATGCGGTGATTGACACTTATGATGACCACCGCATGGCCATGTGCTTTTCACTGGTTTCACTCGGTGGCGTGCCAATTACCATTAACGACCCTAAGTGCGTCAATAAGACATTCCCTGATTACTTTGCGCAATTTGCAAGTATCGTAAAATGAGTATAGCTAAATAAATGAATCATTTCCCTGTCATCGCTATCGATGGACCTTCTGCATCAGGTAAAGGCACGGTCGCACAACTAGTTGCAAGCAAACTTGGCTTTAATTACTTAGATTCTGGTGCGCTATACCGCATTGTTGCGTTTGCAGCGCAGCAAGATAATATCCCTTGGAGTGACGCCTTAGCCGTTACTGCATGCACTAAAACGCTCAAAATTGAATTTATCAATGAGCAGGTTTTACTCAATAATCAAGATGTTTCCAACGAGATACGTACTGAAGAAATTGGTAAAGGCGCATCGCAA is drawn from Methylotenera versatilis 301 and contains these coding sequences:
- the aroA gene encoding 3-phosphoshikimate 1-carboxyvinyltransferase, whose product is MEQLTLPASHQVQGNITLPGSKSISNRTLLLAALSEGATEIRDLLASDDTSRMLEALQTLGVKLENFAENAWRVTGCGGNFPNKKAEIFLGNAGTAFRPLTAVLALAGGDYTLSGVPRMHERPIGDLVDALKQAGADIQYLANSGFPPLKIAAPNIDLSKSIKIRGDVSSQFLTALLMALPLTKQKATIEVVGELISKPYIEITLNLMAKFGVNVQRDGWQRFTIPADSLYISPKQIFVEGDASSASYFLAAGAIGGNVRVEGLGENSIQGDVKFTDALAIMGGEISYGENHITANKAAKIKTIDLDCNHIPDAAMTLAIVALFAQGTTTLRNIASWRVKETDRIAAMATELRKVGAIVEEGADYIKITPPAQLTPNAVIDTYDDHRMAMCFSLVSLGGVPITINDPKCVNKTFPDYFAQFASIVK